The following proteins are co-located in the Macadamia integrifolia cultivar HAES 741 chromosome 3, SCU_Mint_v3, whole genome shotgun sequence genome:
- the LOC122073415 gene encoding water stress-inducible protein Rab21-like, whose translation MADLRDEYGNPIHQYQKDEYGNPIHQQHGMGTHGTTGYGGAPVTGTGGLGGGHQQQLHRSGSSSSSSEDDGQGGRRKKGLKEKIKEKLPGGHKEEHATTTGTTGVGGYGQGQHHTTTGTTGATGVGGYEQGVQHQHQHQHQHQEKGMMEKIKEKLPGHHNN comes from the exons ATGGCGGATTTGCGAGATGAGTATGGCAACCCAATCCACCAGTACCAGAAGGACGAGTATGGCAACCCAATTCACCAGCAACATGGAATGGGCACGCATGGCACCACTGGGTACGGTGGTGCACCGGTGACCGGTACCGGCGGGCTCGGTGGTGGGCACCAGCAGCAGCTGCATCGCTCTGGCAGCTCATCTAGCTCA TCGGAGGATGATGGACAAGgtgggagaaggaagaagggattgaaggagaaaataaaggagaagCTCCCTGGAGGACACAAAGAGGAGCATGCCACCACCACCGGCACAACTGGTGTTGGAGGGTATGGACAGGGACAGCACCACACCACCACAGGTACCACTGGCGCCACTGGTGTTGGAGGGTATGAGCAGGGGGTGCAGCATCAGCATCAGCATCAGCATCAGCATCAGGAGAAGGGAATGATGGAGAAGATCAAGGAGAAGCTCCCTGGCCACCACAACAACTAA